The genomic interval GTGCTGGATTTAGAACAGCAAGTTTTTCTCAGCACCAAGAACCGTCAGCAGTTACTTGCAGATTTACCTTTAGTTTCTGTACCTGTTTTATTTGCTGGCGAACTGAAATCTTATCAACAACTCATCGCCCTGCTGGGAAAATCCCATTATCAAACCCCTGCACATTTGCAGCGTTTCCAACAAATTTGTCTGGAACAAGGCTTAGATGTCGAACGTTCCCTCAAACAAACTGACCAAAGTGCTTTGATGGAAGGTTTATATATTAAAGTCGAGCCACAAGCAACAGTAACAGCCCGTTATAAATATGTGCGTTCCAGCTTTTTAACTACCATTCAGCAGTCAGAGGGACATTGGCTAAACCGCCCAATAATTCCAAATCAACTGCATCCTAGTGCAGATTTGTTTAGTTAAAAAGATCCCCGACTTCTTAAATAAGTCGGGGATCTGAAGCCTACTAATTTTTACAGGTATTTAATTATGATTCAAAATTGGACGTTTCCTTATTGTCCTCATAAAGATGACTGGACAATTAACTGGCAAGCTTTAGAAGCAAAATTTGATTGGTTGCGATCGCTTGCTGATTGTCCCCAAGACCCACGTTATCATGCTGAGGGGAATGTTCTCATTCATACGAAACTTGTATGTGAGGCATTAGTCGCTTTACCCCAATGGCGAACATTACCACCTAAAGAACGTTCTGTGTTATTCGCCGCAGCTTTACTACATGATGTCGCTAAACCCGCAGCCACTCAAATAGCAACAGATGGGGCGGTTTCTTCTAAAGGTCACGTCCTCCAAGGGGCGAAAATGGCACAGGAAATTCTCTGGGATTTAAATGTACCATTTGCAGAACGGGAAGCGGTTGTGGCTTTGGTGAAATATGGCAGTTTACCTCTGTGGTTTTGGGATAAACCCAACCCGGAACGGGCGGTAATTAAAGTTAGCCAAATCATTCGTTGCGATATGCTGGGTTTACTCGCCGAAGCAGATGTGCGCGGACGTTACTGCAACGACCAAGCCGAATTATTAGAACGAATTGAGTTTTTCCGCGAATTTTGCCAAGAAAACCAATGTTTTAACCAACGGCGTGCATTTCCCTCAGCACACAGTCGGTTCGTGTATTTTCAAAAAGAAAATGGCAACCCAGACTATGCAGCCTTTGATGATACGCGCTTTGGGGTAGTGATAATGTCGGGTTTACCGGGTGCAGGGAAAGATACTTGGATAAAAGAAAATCTGCCTGACTGGCGAGTGATTTCTTTAGACGCACTGCGAAAGCAAATGAATATCAGCCCAGAAGATGACCAAGGTGTAGTGATAAATGCAGCCAAAACCATAGCCAAAGAATATATGCGTGATGGGCAATGTTTTGTGTGGAATGCAACTAACATTAGCCGTCAATTGCGAGGGATGTTAACTCGTTTATTTACCAGTTATCAAGCCAACATTCGCATTGTTTATCTAGAATCACCTTGGGATGAATTGCTGCGGAGGAATTGCGATCGCCCTGCTCATGCTAAACTGCCCGAAAAGGTGCTGTATAAATTAAAGCAGCGTTTAGAAGTTCCAGATATTACTGAAGCACACACAGTAGATTGGGTAGTACGGTGAAAATTTGGAAATGCGATCGCATCATAATTAGAAACCAAAAAGGCGCTCCCCGTGAAGAGAGCGCCTTTGATTCACTATTTATTGATTCTATCTCAGAAGATTAGCCATTGATAGCAGGAGCAGAGATAGCAACAGGAGCTTGCTCACCAGCAGCCAAGTCTAAGGGGAAGTTGTGAGCGTTACGCTCGTGCATTACTTCCATACCTAAGTTTGCGCGGTTGATGATGTCAGCCCAGGTGTTGATGACACGAC from Aulosira sp. FACHB-615 carries:
- a CDS encoding RNA ligase family protein translates to MEQIYKYPRTHHIEGSRLQPGDEDLDSVPFSAIKNQYVVVEEKVDGANAAISFTSNGQLKLQSRGHYLTGGAREKHFNLFKQWAHTRATAFWQVLGSRFILFGEWLYAKHTVFYDALPHYFLEYDVLDLEQQVFLSTKNRQQLLADLPLVSVPVLFAGELKSYQQLIALLGKSHYQTPAHLQRFQQICLEQGLDVERSLKQTDQSALMEGLYIKVEPQATVTARYKYVRSSFLTTIQQSEGHWLNRPIIPNQLHPSADLFS
- a CDS encoding AAA family ATPase — translated: MIQNWTFPYCPHKDDWTINWQALEAKFDWLRSLADCPQDPRYHAEGNVLIHTKLVCEALVALPQWRTLPPKERSVLFAAALLHDVAKPAATQIATDGAVSSKGHVLQGAKMAQEILWDLNVPFAEREAVVALVKYGSLPLWFWDKPNPERAVIKVSQIIRCDMLGLLAEADVRGRYCNDQAELLERIEFFREFCQENQCFNQRRAFPSAHSRFVYFQKENGNPDYAAFDDTRFGVVIMSGLPGAGKDTWIKENLPDWRVISLDALRKQMNISPEDDQGVVINAAKTIAKEYMRDGQCFVWNATNISRQLRGMLTRLFTSYQANIRIVYLESPWDELLRRNCDRPAHAKLPEKVLYKLKQRLEVPDITEAHTVDWVVR